The following is a genomic window from Enterobacteriaceae endosymbiont of Plateumaris consimilis.
TTTTCTTTTTATGAAAAATTAATATTTTTAATAAAATATTATTTAAATTATTGGAGCCAAGCGGGATCGAACCGCTGACCCTCTGCGTGCAAAGCAGATGCTCTACCATCTGAGCTATAGCCCCTTTTTAGGCTTGAGTGGATTTGAACCACTGACCTCACCCTTATCAGGGGTGTGCTCTAACCATCTGAGCTACAAGCCTATAACTATTATCAAATAATTTATTCATATTTATTATTAAAAGTCAAATAAAATATTGTAATTATTTTAAAAATTATTTATTTCATTTATTATAAAATAATTATTATTTATTATATGAAGTAAAATTATATGTCATATTATAATACATTTGCATTTTTAGAATTTATACTACTTTTTAGTTTAATATTTTTATATAAAAAAAAGATTAATAATTTTAATAAATTAAGTTTAAAAATTAAAATTAATGAAAAAATTTTAGAACAAAAAATAAATGAAAATAGTCAATTAAATATTGAATTAAAAAATCTATTAAATTTAAAAGATAATTTAAACAATAATTTACAAGAATTAGAAATTAAATTAGTCCTTACTATAGAAAAAAATAATAATTTAAAATTTTTAAAATTAGAAAATAATGATTTAAAAATAAAAATATTAAATCAATTAGAAATTATTTCTGATTTAAAATCAGAAATAAGTAAAGTTAAAACTGAACTGAAAGACTCAATTATTTTTTTTGAAAAAAAAGAAATATTAATGACAAAAAATAAAAATTATTTAAATTTAGAATTTATGAATTTAGCTAATAAAATATTTGAAAATAATGAAAAACGTATTCATGAAAGTAATAAAAAAAATATAAAAAACATAATTAATCCATTAAAAAATCAATTAAATGATTTTAAAAATCAACTTCAAAATAATTTAAATCAAGAATCTTCTGAAAGAAATATATTAACTTATGAATTACGTAATTTACAAAAATTAAATAATCATCTTTCTCAAGAAGCAATTAATTTAACAAATGCTTTAAAAGGAAATAATAAAATTCAAGGAAACTGGGGTGAATTAATTTTAAATAAAATATTAGAATCATCAGGACTTAGAAAAGGATACGAATACGAAATTCAAAAAATTATTAAATTAAAAGATAAACAAAAAAAAATACAACCTGATATAATAATAAAGTTACCTCATAATAAAAATATTATAATTGACTCTAAAATGACTCTAGTAGCTTATGAACGTTATTTTAATTCTGATGATAATAAAATTAAAAATAAAGCTTTAGATGAACATATTCTAGCTATTAGAAATCATGTACGTTTATTAAGTAATAAAAATTATCAAAATTTACCTAATATGAAAACATTAGATTATATTATTATGTTTATTCCTATAGAACCTGCATTTTTAATAGCTATAGGTTATAAACCTTCATTATTAAATGAAGCATTAAAACAAAATATTATGTTAGTTAGTCCAACAACATTAATGGTTACTCTTAGAACTATTAGTAATTTATGGCGTTTTGATAAACAAAATAAAAACTCTTTAATGATAGTTGATAAAGCTACAAAATTATATAATAAAATTAGACTTTTTATAGAAGATATATATAATATTGAAAAAAGTTTAAATAAATTACAAGATAATTATAATTCAGCAAAAAAAAAATTATTTACAGGAAAGGGTAATATTATTTCTCAAGCAGAAAACTTTAGAAATTTAGGTATTGAAGTAGTTAGCAAAATAAATAAAAAATATATAGAAAATGATTAATA
Proteins encoded in this region:
- the rmuC gene encoding DNA recombination protein RmuC is translated as MSYYNTFAFLEFILLFSLIFLYKKKINNFNKLSLKIKINEKILEQKINENSQLNIELKNLLNLKDNLNNNLQELEIKLVLTIEKNNNLKFLKLENNDLKIKILNQLEIISDLKSEISKVKTELKDSIIFFEKKEILMTKNKNYLNLEFMNLANKIFENNEKRIHESNKKNIKNIINPLKNQLNDFKNQLQNNLNQESSERNILTYELRNLQKLNNHLSQEAINLTNALKGNNKIQGNWGELILNKILESSGLRKGYEYEIQKIIKLKDKQKKIQPDIIIKLPHNKNIIIDSKMTLVAYERYFNSDDNKIKNKALDEHILAIRNHVRLLSNKNYQNLPNMKTLDYIIMFIPIEPAFLIAIGYKPSLLNEALKQNIMLVSPTTLMVTLRTISNLWRFDKQNKNSLMIVDKATKLYNKIRLFIEDIYNIEKSLNKLQDNYNSAKKKLFTGKGNIISQAENFRNLGIEVVSKINKKYIEND